The Cryptomeria japonica chromosome 6, Sugi_1.0, whole genome shotgun sequence genomic interval ATGTTAAAACTGTTCAAATCTTGAACAAAATTGTTTATTTTATGGGGTGTTAGACCATTTTTTCTATTGTTTTCATTGCTACTAGCCCGTTGTGACTTCGCTTCTAATTTGTCTTTAATGACTATCTCTTTTATATGAATTTTGGATCCCTGTAAAACTTATTTTACGctaatcaaaaacaataataagATAGCTTGAATATATTTTTATTCATCTTATCATAACAAAACATGTAGATATCTGAAGTGTCTAACTTCTAATCAAAGTATCAATATCTACTATACAATCATATTTAATCATTAGCTTGCAATTAATGACTCTACACATATCCTCTTTGATTTTTAATATTATCTAATGCTAAAAGCTTTTTTATGAAAGTCTAAACCAAAACTACTATTATccaaatattgtttttctactaatGTATGCCAAACAGTGATGAATGATTATCACGACAATAGATTTATATTTCGAAATCTATCCAGGTTATCGGTCTTGTTTCCGTGGTCTTTTGGCTTCACTACAAGGCTAAATGATCACTAATTGATATAAGAAATGAGGTTGTCAGTATGTAACATGTATTTAAATTAATGGAAAACCATGACTCCTAGATAGTTTGTGAGTATAGCATTGTATTTTCTTCcatatcaaatttccattagtttatAAATACCAAATCAAGTAGCCAGTATAGCATGCACAAAAAGGACTTGAAGAGAGTTTAGTTTCATGCTATCAGATAGGTCCTGCGATCTGTTCTACCACGTACTCTCAGTACGTATTGAGAGAGAATCTAAAACGAAATCCGAGATCATGCAATTCATTTTAGAATAGAAATCACAGTGGGATGCATTAATGTTTAAGTTATGCATAAATTATGATGTATGAAAGTAATTTATTCATTGGTACATTTTAAGAGCTGGATAGCCATTCTCCTTTCCCAAAGCTTACGTCTTTCTTTCTTGTGAtcttttttaattctattttttcttATCTTCAATAAACTTCCACTCCACTTCGCAATTAAACAAAGCATTCAACTGTTTTTTCTCACGCGCATAAAAAATAGACTCTTAAAGTTAAGATCTTTAAATAATGCAGAAATTCATTGCATGAATAGATAGtggttttaaatatttttttaagtaatAATTTTTAAATCAAACTTTTTTTTAACATAGCAGCTAAAAATATTTGGTTATGAAAACAATGTTCACAGTCTTGAACAAGATATCATAATCATAATCACACACAATAAATATAGTGAATAGTTCAAAGCCAACACATAACTATAGTTTAAACATATAAGTCATTATGTATACATTTCTTAATACATAGTCAAACACTATGACGTGAATACAAAATAATATCTATTAAATATGTTGATGGCAAttatacaaaacatcatcaataaaCTAATTACTATTGATTTACTTTGAAAAATTGAATCAACATTGacaatttcctttataaaagtgtggcacggctttgtacttttaccctgaaGCCAACACATTACTATAGTTTAAATATATAAGTCATTATGTATACATCCCATGTAAATACaaactattatttattaaatatgttgATGGCAAttatacaaaacatcatcaatatattttatttttattgaaagtaggtcatcaacactaaaatataaggttgattatcttatcaaggaaataaaaaaaataaaaaaattgatctttCAACAACTCTTACTCTTATAAATGACTTTTTTTGAAATCTAAAAATACTCTTTTATAGATCTATGAGTGAATTTCCCAAAATATATATCTTGTAAtactttaattagtttttatattttatattttatttttattgaaagtaggccatcaacactaaaatataaggttaatAATGTATAATGTTAGTATCAAAGAAAATCCAAATAGGCATACAAGGCGCATAGGCATGGGACGTTACACATTTTCATAATATTTATTTAAGGATTCATAATATCTCTTAACATAAATGTACATCAAACTTGGTAAAAGAGCTAATAAGTAGTATTCACACAACCAAAAACTCATCATGGGACCCTTATTTCTAACATATTATTTTAATAGAGATGGTTTGGTAATCTTGGTGTGGAGATTGCATGTAATTCTATAGCCTTCTTTAATACCATTCCAAAGGTGTCACTCATGTCTATTAACTCATAATTCATCCCTCTTGGAAGGCTCCAATTAAATGAATGGATTAAAGAAGCAATAGTAAAATGAAGCATTTGATGAGCCAGAGGAAGTCCTAAGCATATTCTTCTTCCAGCTCCAAATGGTATCAACTCAAAATCTTGTCCCTTATATGTCATTTTACTATTCTCACCACTGAAAAACCTCTCTGGCATAAATTTTAAAGGTTCCTTCCAAATCTTAGGATCTCTTCCAATTGCCCACACATTTACAATCACCATGGTATGCTTGGGTATCATATACCCAGCCACCTCACATGAGTTATCTGCTCTATGAGGTAGTGCCAAAGGTAGTGTAGGGTGTAGTCGTAAAACTTCTTTCACTATAGCATGGAGATAAGGTAGATGATCTATGTCAGATTCTTCCACTCTTCGAttcaaaccaattatctcttctaattcttcttgtgCTTGTTTCATTACATGAGGATTAGCAATGAGTTCCACCATAGCCCATTCTACTGTTGTAGTAGTGGTATCACTACCAGTAGTCAAAAGTTCCTACATGATCATAAAGAAATCACTTGTCAACAATGCAATTCATAATTGTTTTGAAAATGAAGCATAGGAGTTGAAGAAGGTGTTGAACAACTATCCAATTCATAAAACTTTAAAAAAGTCTCAATTATTAACTGAAAACTTATATGGTCTAGACATAAATATGATTaaatctttcatttttattttattatgatcTAAGAATAGAGAAAAACCCTATTTAAATATGCGGTTGTTTAGGTGCACTTTATTTATATATCGAATAATTCAACTTTAAATAGTCACTAACAATTTTACACTTTGAAACAAAATACTAAATAATTATCTTATGTTTACTATATGTCCAAGATAGCCAATAGTACTCATTTAAACTATTTCTATATATTTAGATTGAATATTCTTGAATTTGATCATATAAGCTTTTTTCTTCATCACTGTTTTGGATAACCATTAGATTAAACAAGTTTATTTACATAATCTAATAAGACTATAGAATGTGATCCAAAATATTTATGTAAAAAAGAGTTTTGTAGTAACAAAGAATCAAATCATTTGATATAGGAAAACATCTCCACTTACAGTAATTAAAGCTCTGATATTCTCTAGAGTGAAATCATGGGCAGTCGAATCGAGCAGAATGTCCAGAAAGTCCTTTTCCTTGGGAAGACCCACGCCTTTTCTCCTCGCCGCCAGCCGATCTTGTATGAATACATCCAAGTAGTTGTTTAGTCGCTTAAATACGACGCCCAGATCACGGCTCACACCCTGAGGATCAAGGAATCTCAGAAACGGATAAAAGTCGGCCAGGTTAGGTTTTCCGGCCAACCTCAACGATTCATTAAAAGCGTTCCTCAATTCCACAGAGTCTGGATTGGTGGGATCGAACAAGTTCTTACTGAAGATGATGTTGCTCATGAGATTGAGACCCTCGTAGAACACCAGATGTTTAATGTTCAGAGTCTTTCCTCTCTTCTCGAAGACCATTCGAATTGTCTGAGAGACTTGATCTCTTCTGAGATGTTGCAGCGCTTGGAGTCTTGTGGGAGTGAAGAGCTCTGTGGTAGCAATGCGCCTCATCTTCCGCCAGTAATCTCCATACTGAGCAAACACTATTGATGATTCGTGGTGAGAATTAACCTTTGCTGCTTCTATCAGAGTCCGGCCTGCAAAGTTTTGGTCGTGGGTTTTGAAGACCTCCTTTGCCATTTCAGGGGAGGAAACCACCACAGCAGTTTTCATGCCAAGAGAAAGAGTCATGAGCGGGCCGTATTGCTGAGAAAGAGCCCACAGAGATTCATTCGGTTTTTTCCCTAGTTGAAGAAGGTTTCCTACAATAGGCCAGGCAGGAGGTCCAGGAGGAAGATTTGCCTTGCTCTTATTCTTTCTTTTTACCGTTAAATGTAATAAGAAACATGTCAGCACACTGCTTACCAGTGCAGAAAGCCAAATCACCCATTGCATTTCCATTGAATGGATTTCAGATCTTCTCGGAAGGCAATGACTTGGTTTACTAATATGGATTTCAGATCTGCTCGGAATCTGTCAAATGACGTCATTCTCCCTCCTAAAAATCATTTTCCTCGAATGATCTCGATGATAACATGCACAGCGTTCATGAAATCTGGCAAAAATGTCCTTCCCTGGCATGAAACGCATATTTTGGTAACGgccattgtcattttgtgtataaAACGAATAATGGCTATGCATTTGAATTGTCATAAACAACATTATTCGATATACTCTAGAAATTGATAAATTGAGGCAGTATTTAGTATTCATTTCAGTAGTCAATGATATAGAAATTGATAAATGGGTGGTGATATTTTAAATTGTGATATTGCTATAAGAATTCAATTATAtaatttttgagtcaaactcattgactcatatttcatgagtagtggttcacaggAACCCATCTCTCATCAGAATGAATggaacacttagcactcattgcatctaggtaatGCTCACAAAGGTGAAGCATTAGGCCTTCTTGAGAGGTCATACATCCTAGtgctactccaactcaagcacacTTAACCATGAAGTTTCCGTTAACATTAAATCCACTTAGCTTGCTACCCCATTTGCAAGACCTTCGACAAGTATTGTggcttatgaaccattcattatagagcccctttagctcatcaatgttaagtaggagatattttccacagtAAGTCAAGTTGTGATATTACTATCAAGATTTAACTGTGTAGATTTTGAGTCAAATTCATTGACCCAAGTTTAATGGGTAGTGGTTTGCAAGAACcaatctctcatgagaatgaatggaacAACTAGCTCACTCATtccatctaggtgatgctcatagaggtgaagtATTGGGCCTTCATAAGGCACAATACTTGTTTAAGGTTATGCAAATAGGGTAGCAAACTAAGTTGGCTTAACATTGGAGGAACCTACATGGTTAAGTGTGCTTGAGTTGGAGTAatattgggatgggtgacctcctaggaaggcccaatgcttcacctagATGTAATGAGTCTATGTGTTCCAtttattctcatgagagatgggttcttttgaaccactactcatgaaacatgagtcaatgagtttgactcaaaaaataCACAGTTGAATCCTCATAGGAATATTACAATTTGACTTGTTGTAAAAAATATCTCCCAGTTACCAATTGATGAGCTAAATGggttctataatgaatggttcataaggaacaacccttgctgaaggttttgcaaatgaggTAGCAAGCTAAGTGGGCTTAATGtaggaaactccatggttaagcatgCAGGAGTtatagtactgggatgggtgacatCCCAAGAACGCCTAATGCTTCACCTTTATGAGAATCACCTAGATGCATGAGTGCTAAGTATTCCATGCATTCACATGAGAGATGGGttattgtgaaccactactcatgaaacatgggtcaatgaatttgactcaaaaactacattgTTGAATCTCAATAGCAATATCATATAGaaatgacattaatatttaatattttttgactATAAAATGATGGCAAAATTTAACAAATATTCTAATTGCAATACAATACTAAAAGGTTATAATGTTTTTAATAAAAGTAAGTGAGTTTTTGACAGGTCCCCAATCCTAGTACAAATCATAAGGGTTACCAAAGGAGTAatcaaaagaaatagaggaggaacAACACAAAAAGAAATCAATAGACAACAAAgtagaaacaaaatgaaaaactcCATAGAGCAGGTCAAAACAACAAAATAGACCttcattgaaaatcaaagttaggACCCCTTTGTGGTCCCAACAGAACAATCTGCATATTCGGAATAATATGACACTCTTTTTCTTGTGGTGAATAATAGTCTAAGAATAATGATATTTGCCATGACAACACAACAGATCAAGGGCCAAAGACCCATCGGAAGTAGGAGACAAATCAACCAAACAAGATACCAAATTTGGAGAGGGAACCCTATAGTCTAGAGACAGTGAGTCATAAACCATAGAGGGGTTAATGATAAAACTTGAGAGACCCACAAGAGtcacaagaggagccacatcaataGGAATAAGGGTCTATGCCATTGAACAAGATAACCTTGCAGGAGAAGGAAGCACCAAATCCATTAAAGACTCCAACCAATAATCAAAAGCAACAAGAAAGGCTATGAGATTATAGTAGTCAACAACATTTCACCAAATGGGGCAGGAATGCGGATGAGAGCCACATGGAAAAGAAGAAGGCAAATGACCGATATAAAAATATATACACTGAAAAGGTATCCCTTTATAGTCCAAAATATGATGTCACAACTACCCTCACACCATCAGGGAGATCTCGATAAGTGTTGGCTTCAAAAAGTCCAAATTCACCAAACTTTGAGCATAGGAAGTGTGGGAGAAATAGATTATATTAAGGTCCACCTTGAGGAAATGACCCAAAGTATTACCAATAGCTTCATAGGCAGAGTTGCACTAGAAATGGAGAGGGAAGTAGGGCAGCCTTCCCCAAATAGAGGAAACAACAATAGATAAAAGGTTATGTTGGTAGTATGTATTTTCATTAAAATTTCTTGTGGTTTATAGTTGTTATGATTCCCTAATTTTTTCTCATTCATGAGGCTTTATAATTCTAGTGTAGGCTATAGAAATTTGGAACAAGGATTAATTGTTTGTTCAATAATCTTGTATTTTTCATAAGCATTTCAATtcaattttctttatttctactaTGAGTGCAGGGAGCATGTGTTTTATCCATTCCAAATCTATTTGGCAAATTCATAAACCTAGTTTTTGATATTTTGCTAATTAATCTCAAAATTGATGATTATTAGATAATTCCAAAAGATTGAAATTGATCTTTGGTAGTGATTATTTTCTATTATATTCAAGGTTTATATAGTGATGGTGGTGAGCCTTAACTATAAAGGATATAAagtgaaaaagaacaaaaagatgaATTATCaaggttttgtcgatgtttttgttGAAGAGGATGAAAAAGTGAAGAAGTATACATTTGACTATAATTGGGAAGATTTTCCTACATTGTGATCGATAGCGAGTCTATATATTGTGATGTACTGCACTTTGGAAGGTAGATTGAAAATTGTCCATGGCTACCATTTTCCTTTTCTAAAATATCTTTGTCatggtaaattttttattttgataatcaTTTGACAACCCGAAAGATATAGATATTCACTAGAAAGGTTTGGTTATTATTCAAgttgtatttttgctttgattgctaacactaatgagcctaggactgtTAGAGAGGCAATGGGAATACATGATGTAGAATCttggatggaagccatgaatgaagagATGGTTGTATTGAAGAAGAATGCCACATGAGATCTAGTACCTTTTCTTGAATGGCTATATTGAAGATGAATGCTACATGGGATCTAGACTTACAATGTTACAGCCATTGTGAAAAAAGACTTACAATGTTGCAATCATTTTGAATAAACAGATTAAATCCTAATATCATTTTTGTATATTATTATCATTAAAAAGTTATTAATTAATGATATAATTTctatataatattacaataaaaagattaatttaacaatttttttatatttgtacTCATACTTATCTTATAtactaaaattaaaaataaataaataaaataataataattttaatatctGTACCTACTAATATTTAAATTTGTTTATAGAACTTACAGAAGTTTGAAGAGGCATTGACATAACAGAATATAGACCATTAATGCACAGCTAATTAATGCATTCTTTGCGAAACGAATTACATCTTATATAGTTCAGTCTCCTTTGTGTGCTCCGcacaattttgtttatttatttctgTATTCAACCTTTATCGCATTAAttatttgttaattttttcttacattttcaaaGTAAACTAAGTTTTTAGTATTGTCTTAATATATTTTGGAAGAATTTTTACTAGTTTTTAGCATTTGAGATCTACAGTTCAAATATCTACAAACAAAAGTTGGTTCAGATGTCTTCTGCAACAAACCTGTTATgatcattttccttaattttttggTCAATTTGAAGCAGGTTTAAGTAATTATTAATAGCTTTTAGCTACTCTAATTTTATGTTTCGAATCTCTTCATGCACTTGTCTGAAAAGGcaaattctatgacaaaaatcACAGTACGATTTTTTCTGTAGAATTTAGTTTTTGTGTTCTCTTTTCCTTTCTTCTGTTAAATTACTAAGATAAGGAGTCTGTTAGTTtttattgttgaaaatattcaggactaaccaagttactgagaggggaggggtgaatcagtaacgcttaaaacttttaattcatttctgcacttgcatatattaaaccattcattcatttaatctactgcatgcatgaaaatataatcattcacaacacataacacaaagatttggtgacccagaaaccttccaaatagaaagtaaaactagggtggggatggtacccacaaaactttggtactgcagtaaaagttggccggttaaggcttacaatgatcacttctgatgatctgccctgttagaagcaaatttggactgctaggtccaccttgttagaggatttacaaacatacaatgaagtatgcactcggttaagagatttacaaaagactattaagtctacccggtaaaaggatttacaaactgattcaactgttaggatgaaacagtagatcttgacttacaactttattgctgataagatcctttgagtattgatctccttctgagatagatatgtcgattctgctcctttactgactctgcgaaaatgttctggtctgctgccttaatgcagtttttgctctgctctttctaatttcgcatatacatacatcttacatacatactacagatggtataatacattacatatatataccgtccataattacatttacatttcataaagtcggcctcatacaaattaataacataaactcattcttaagtcggccttacataggtgaacaaaatattactgagtcggtagatactcggttcctcaagctggctcggtgatcttctgatacacggcgtccactacagtactcggcatcgtcatgctctcggtaagagtagaagctcggtccatactagtcccgaagtgtagcttggaactcggtagctgtggtgactcggtagatatagtgtcactcggtaaccactggtgactcggttTGAACTGATTTCTCGgtaactgctgtttgtctcatatgctcggtgacagtcttactgctcggtttgaactgtttaatcggtgagctttgctgaatgctcggtataggctgtagactgagtgatgagctcggtaacattcaaaatcgaataagtgttttcactaagtgtattcactaatgacaaatatatcattattccaacaatctccccctttggcattagtgacaaaaacacttatgagacaaaaatgaatctgtcatgctgacttgattcttcaaaattgataccaattgtagattgttgtatatacctgtatatctcactgtacataactcccccatagaatatacatatgattctatacacttatctctataccaattgttatttacattctcccttgatcattctccctttgtctctaatatgttccatattctccccctttttgacaataatgccaaagaatagataactcaaatagaaatattaaagtgtgagataaactctgagtgtacttgtttgatatgagccaaggtcttatcccaattttcttgcaaaattgtgcaaatagacaatgcaacttgaactttggctgatagttcaattacatgctctgcaactgaaaaactgttatcatggatcaatgttttggaatgtgtaatgtgtttctgcattgtatccatgttaggaaggatcatattctgaatatctaacaatgtagaccggatccttgcatcttccctgagcaattctgattgcttatctaataggaatctgatgtttgaatggtgagttgagcttgagctggggtcaagctgcaactATTGTGCACTTactttcagatcatcatcaattttcttcagttgatctctgattccttttgtgaactcggtaacatcacataactttgcacaaaatgaagttatattattaaaagaattttctaacttggccaaaatagtggtcaattcaacttgttttattgctatctgctgagcaatgtgctcaagcaccttgttatcaaatttcttctcggttctttctatcagtttctcttctcctgatgagtcctcattgaatctgttcacagcctcttcgagttgtagcaaaatgtgttgagagggatcaacttttatacctaaggcatctgtgagaatggtctttgcaccgtttatgatgttgaattccctgtctctctcacttcttagttgtttttgttttgctttctgttctaacaACTGGCTaatcaatctcatttcatcaattgatgcagtattgaggtctatttgtggaatgacaatctctttatccagatctatatcatcctctatagccttgccggtaagcagaatttttaaaggtgtcttttgtattacttctgtgcttacttctttatcctttgatgtagttacaatggttgataaggttggagtagctgttataactggaatgggatttactagaggaagactcatggatgtaccgactgttcccaaaattgatgtacatgcaggagtgctgattggtgtgatcatttgtgctaaagaatgtgtcaaaactggagaggttgcaaaacttactatacatgctgcaggagaagttgtgatctcgatgactgaagaagtcacttgttgctcggtagaggcaacactctgcatcccggtagataatgacatgctctgcagctcggtggatgaggtaactgttggggtctggagctgagaggtgattggcaaggattgagcaatagatgtagctactgtgctcacaatcctgctggctgaagctgatgatgcaatgcctttctgcggtgagtgaggaagagatgcaatgacttctgctgctacctgttcaggatcatcttcttcatcacctattatcaccgtgtcttcttcatcacctattattaccgtgtcaccttcttcctcagctgcttcttcttcttccttctcctcttcatcctcttcatcatctttatcaccctcaattgttaccgtggggtcagatggcattggcagattatatatccttttccacacaattgtggcattatttactattgcttctatctgcttggagagaactaagaaggtatgaaacctaagtgtcatttggtgttcattctcctttaatgcctcttttacttctttatatgtcaggttcagtaacaactgttttaaggtttgtgcataaatgtctttgacagtttgcactgctgaagtccatcttggtctaatcctgactagaagctcatttggaatttgagaactgatatcatctggggtatatttccatttacccattttGTTCAGTAAAAGTTCCTCGATTtgcatcttttctgc includes:
- the LOC131037706 gene encoding probable (S)-N-methylcoclaurine 3'-hydroxylase isozyme 2, giving the protein MEMQWVIWLSALVSSVLTCFLLHLTVKRKNKSKANLPPGPPAWPIVGNLLQLGKKPNESLWALSQQYGPLMTLSLGMKTAVVVSSPEMAKEVFKTHDQNFAGRTLIEAAKVNSHHESSIVFAQYGDYWRKMRRIATTELFTPTRLQALQHLRRDQVSQTIRMVFEKRGKTLNIKHLVFYEGLNLMSNIIFSKNLFDPTNPDSVELRNAFNESLRLAGKPNLADFYPFLRFLDPQGVSRDLGVVFKRLNNYLDVFIQDRLAARRKGVGLPKEKDFLDILLDSTAHDFTLENIRALITELLTTGSDTTTTTVEWAMVELIANPHVMKQAQEELEEIIGLNRRVEESDIDHLPYLHAIVKEVLRLHPTLPLALPHRADNSCEVAGYMIPKHTMVIVNVWAIGRDPKIWKEPLKFMPERFFSGENSKMTYKGQDFELIPFGAGRRICLGLPLAHQMLHFTIASLIHSFNWSLPRGMNYELIDMSDTFGMVLKKAIELHAISTPRLPNHLY